The Henckelia pumila isolate YLH828 unplaced genomic scaffold, ASM3356847v2 CTG_525:::fragment_3, whole genome shotgun sequence genome segment aaaaactcctatgagacggtctcaatggtcattttatgagacggatctcttgtatgggttatccattaaaaagtattacaatttatgtaaaaagtattacttattattataaatatgggtaggattgACCCGTCTCATGGATGAAACCGTCTCACGGGAGTGTTACTCATATATACACCCACACGCACACATGGATCCTTGATGACAAAAAATGGCCGACACCTAAGACGAGACAAATTATCCAGTTGGTCCATCTTATCCATAGCTTGCATGCATGGTTTTGAGTTAAGGCGAGATTTAATCCTCAAAAAATATCCAACGTTATCCTCAGATTAAGATAAAGCCAAAGAATAAAACAACAGGGACTTCGTAACCAAGACATTCATTTCAGCTTCTTGTTTTTCAAACAAATTTCAATGAACAAAAGAATCCCAGAAAACTTTGAAAATCACAAATCTAATCAGGTATTAAGTTAGTTAACCTTCATTTCTGAATCTTCGATCCAAGTTCAACCAACATGGTCAACAGAGCTTCACACATTTCACAAGAATCGGGCTCGGTGGGATCCTTTGTCCACGAAGAGTACACCATCCAAGAATGGTCGAACTTCCGACTTGGTTTTACAACCACCGAACCGGGAACTTCAGCATCTCGACATGTCACAAGTCCGTCGCTCTTCTCCCCGTATCTAAGTTGTAGGTGGAGGGCGCAAAGAGCCATTGCAGCAGAGACGGGTACTATTACAGGTACTCGTCGTGCTGCCTTGGCTGCGTCTTCTGCGTCCTCCGTCCCAAATCGAGGAAGCCAGGGGAGTTCTGCGTGGGCAATGTGCGACATGGTCGCAATGACGCCTGGTGCTACGCTTGCCTCGGAATGGAGGGAGATTATAGGAATGTTGTTGGGAAGTTTATGGTTTTTGATGAATTCTTTTCGCCTTTCGTACGTAAGATCCTCCAAGGCCCGAATATCACCCTTGACATGGAAAATGTCAACTTCAGGCATATAATTGATTCAAGAAACATATATTGATTTCTCAAGTGGTAACAACGTAGTGGTACAAAAACTTTCTGGAGCTAAATCACCAGAATATCATGTAAAAAATGATAATTATAACAGAATCAAGTCTGATTGCATGGTATTTTCTTTGATTTCTAACATTATACAAAACGATGCCTGCCTTGTTCATCACACCATTTCTTGATGAATATAAAATCTACAGGATTAGCAAAAGATTATGGAAAAGCGGGTCAACTATCAGTCTCCGAAGATTCGAAAGGTGTATAAAAAATCAAGAGATGCTATCAATACTGTAAAAGCAGGTGAAAAAGATTTTATACTGCGGCTGGTGTAATAACTaatctttttaaaatattcaaataataatCTGATTTCCAATTTCACAGTATTCCCCCCCACATTTTCTTGATGGATACACCACTTTTTGACTTGCAATAATTGGAAACGGGTGATGAGTTACCTTAATCAATTTGCATATCAAGAACTCCATGATCCTCCGGGTTTCCACGTCAGCGATCTGGCCTTCACGAAGAATATCGGATGCTATAGGCGTTCCACCATAAGGACTCTGCACCAGCGCCAAACCAGCAACTTTATTTCTCAATTCTCGATAATATATAGATAACGCAGCTGCAGCATCGACTCCACCCTTGCTGTGGCCAAGCAATAACACCCGTTTACCAGACCCCCAGTATAGCTCTTCTATATACTGCTTTAATTCCCACGCGTTATGCTCGACCGATGCCTTCAGatcataagacatcaaaattttAGAAGAAACGTAGCCATCTATTTCATCAACAGTAAGACAAGGTATGCAAAGTAAAAAATTATTGCTAAAACAGGTTAGTTTTGGAAATGATGAAATAATAGTAATCCATACTTCGCTGTGAATCTTAGCAATGTGACAAGCCAGACCcatctttgagaaaaaccttttGGTGCTGACAAAATATAAAGGACCGTGATTGCTGAAGAGACCTAAACAAATACACAGAAGATGATAAAAACATGCATtgcttatattaaaaaataaaaataaaaatcaccaTGTGAAGCCAAAGAACTTGTTGAACCTGGAATCAGCAGGTAAACAAAAGAATCTGGTAGTTTGTGCTGCCCACTCCTACAAAGGATATTAGGAAAGAACGTTAAAGGAACATAGAAAGTCAATAGCAAAAAATGGCTAAAACATGTAATTTGATTGTTAAAGCTAATAAGCTAAAGTATTTTTAGATCTCTTCAATGGATAATGTGCTTTCATCGGTCTTCTAGGATTACATATCCTGGGACATCTCGAACTTCGTTTCTTCACCCTCATTCTCCAAATTCTCGAAGAAAATGCTTTGATTCATCCAGAAATATTTTAGCCTTAGGTTTTCTAGTGATATATTGAGTATTACTTCTACTGACCATAGGTTCAAACGAACACATAATTACTCCAAAAAAATAAGTCAGCTAGGAGTTCACTCACATGAATCCAGATGCAAAATAATAAGTAATAACCTTAAAAGCCAATTTATGCAACTACCTTTTGTCTTCTCTGGTCTGCTTGATTACGAACTCCACGAAAAGCAACATGTACATATATAAATAACCAGGGTCGCCTCCAAAAGGGATAGATAGTGACAGTAACTTACCTAATGCCTTGTAGCAGCTCCTGGAATCTAACTGAACCATCCTCCACTGGAGCCATGCCAGGAGTACGTTGCAACCACCCGATATCATCAGATGATCCACGTAAAGTTTTAAGTACTCGAAATAGAATGCTAGAAGATGCAATAAACATTAGTTAACTCAAAATTATGCCGTTAATGATGCACCTATCTATGTAAGAAATAAGAATGCTTTTAAAAACAAGCAAATAATCTTTTACCCCTTGGCACGAGCTTGCATTTGTCTCATATAGATGCAAAAACATCTCCAAGATTCCACTGCTAACCTCCAAGCGCATTCAAAAAAATACATGGGGAGAATCAACCTAGATAAACAAGTTGTAATTTAAGAAGAATGACCAtgaaaattttatcttatcaaaATAAAGAACAATCTTCTTGTGTAC includes the following:
- the LOC140873172 gene encoding uncharacterized protein isoform X2, with the translated sequence MSSFDLCSILTMEDIFSRLLNLTSYINQTFIRFIEDVMFRDVSRWFEDSEVIFCGVGCNERGDSVLEDRPFIDSRLQIVNTSSNYGGVRFIFKGLILPMYFFECAWRLAVESWRCFCIYMRQMQARAKGILFRVLKTLRGSSDDIGWLQRTPGMAPVEDGSVRFQELLQGIRSGQHKLPDSFVYLLIPGLFSNHGPLYFVSTKRFFSKMGLACHIAKIHSEASVEHNAWELKQYIEELYWGSGKRVLLLGHSKGGVDAAAALSIYYRELRNKVAGLALVQSPYGGTPIASDILREGQIADVETRRIMEFLICKLIKGDIRALEDLTYERRKEFIKNHKLPNNIPIISLHSEASVAPGVIATMSHIAHAELPWLPRFGTEDAEDAAKAARRVPVIVPVSAAMALCALHLQLRYGEKSDGLVTCRDAEVPGSVVVKPSRKFDHSWMVYSSWTKDPTEPDSCEMCEALLTMLVELGSKIQK
- the LOC140873172 gene encoding uncharacterized protein isoform X1; this encodes MSSFDLCSILTMEDIFSRLLNLTSYINQTFIRFIEDVMFRDVSRWFEDSEVIFCGQHLISAVASDTKCSFLDRASCSIDCISTTGVGCNERGDSVLEDRPFIDSRLQIVNTSSNYGGVRFIFKGLILPMYFFECAWRLAVESWRCFCIYMRQMQARAKGILFRVLKTLRGSSDDIGWLQRTPGMAPVEDGSVRFQELLQGIRSGQHKLPDSFVYLLIPGLFSNHGPLYFVSTKRFFSKMGLACHIAKIHSEASVEHNAWELKQYIEELYWGSGKRVLLLGHSKGGVDAAAALSIYYRELRNKVAGLALVQSPYGGTPIASDILREGQIADVETRRIMEFLICKLIKGDIRALEDLTYERRKEFIKNHKLPNNIPIISLHSEASVAPGVIATMSHIAHAELPWLPRFGTEDAEDAAKAARRVPVIVPVSAAMALCALHLQLRYGEKSDGLVTCRDAEVPGSVVVKPSRKFDHSWMVYSSWTKDPTEPDSCEMCEALLTMLVELGSKIQK